The genome window ATGACGCTCGATCAGGGCGGCGGCACGCACCCGCTCGACTTCCAGCGTGGTACGGTCTACGTGAACCTCACCGATAGCAAGCAGCCATTATCCAACTCTTCCATGCAGCTGCCACCACAGGGCATTTTGCTCTCATTGACCACGAAGGTCGGGACTATCGTCAATATGACCGGCACGATCGATAAGGTGCAAAAATGAGAATACTTGTTTGCGCGGTCGCGGCGCTGGCTCTCGCGACGATACCGCTGGCGTCACTCGAGCGACCCACGGGCGGCGGCGGAGCATCGCGTCCGGCACCCAGCGGCGGATCTCGACCTAGCGCACCGAGCGGCGGGTCTCGGCCTTCAGGCGGCGCGCCGCAAGGCGGCGGCTTCAATATGAGCCGCGACATGAGCGCATCGCAGCGCCCCGCACCAAGCCGCCCACCTGGTGGCGGAACGGTCGCGAATAGGCCGCCGACGAGCGGCGGTGGGCAAAACCGCCCGAACGGCGGCAATGGCAACAATAACAACGTCAATCGGCCCAATGGCGGCAATGGCAACAATAACAACGTCAACCGGCCCAACGGCGGCAATGGCAACAATAACAACGTCAATCGGCCTAACGGCGGCAACGGCAACAACAATAATATCAACATCAACAACAATAATAACGTCAACGTGAACCGCAACGTCGTCGTCAACCCCGTCTACCGCGGCGGCCCGGCGTGGGGCTGGAATCACGGCGTCGTCTGGGCGCCCGCTCCGGCATATTGGGGCGGAGGCTTCTGGGGGGCGTTCGCGATCGGCGTGACGTCGGCTGCGGTGTATGGCACGATTGTGAACTCGTATACACACCAGACGATCACATCGTATCAGGTGCAGCCCAGCAGCCCCGGCGCGACGCTGCTGTCCAACTATCACCTCACGCAGACGCAGTGCGGACCCGCGAATCTGGTCAATATCTACGGGCCGAACGACAGCGCGATCTGCGCGTACCCGAACGACTTGGTGTCGGCCGGCAACTATACGGTCGATTCGACGAACCTATCGCTCGTATCTCAATAGATCGCGAATCGTAGCATAGATGTTCGGTAGCTTCGAGGAGAGCCTTTCGTCGGGGCTCTTCCTCGTCGTTTTCTTCGTGGTGGTCCTCGTCGCCGTCGTCATCGGATATTGGGTCGGGCAGCGAACGTCCCCGGCGAAAGAAGGCACAGGCGACGCCGCCCTCAACACCGCGCTCGCCGCGATACTCGGAGTCGTCGCGCTCGTCTTGAGCTTCTCGTTCTCGTTCTCGCTCTCGCGCTACGATGCGCGCCGGCTCTTGGTCGTGCAGGAATCCAATGACATCGGCACGTTGTATCTGCGGACCTCGGTCCTCGACAAGCCGGCCGCTGATTCGTTGCGCGCGATTATACGCGACTACACAGCGCGGCGGATCACCTATTACCTAGACGGGAACGATCCCGCTGCTCAAGCCCGCGATCAGGTAGCATCGGACGGACTGCAGAACCAGATGTGGACGATTGTCAGCGATGCGGTACGGGCGAATCCGCGATCGCAAGGGCCTTCGCTGCTGATGCAGGTGACCAACGACGTGATCGACACCTCCGCGGAGCAGGCCGCGGAGCTGCACTATCGCCTCCGTGGCCCTGGCCTATTCCTGATATTCCTCGTGGCCATCGTGGGCGCGTTCGTCATCGGCCTCGGATTCGGCAGCGCGCGAACTCCGAACTGGATCGTCTCACTCATTTTCGTCATGCTTATGGCGGTGCTCGTCAACACGATCATCGATCTCGACAGCCCGCAGGGCGGCCGCATCCATGTGAACTTAACGCCGTTGTACGACCTGCAGCACTCTATGGGACGACCGTGATGCCGATCGGCACGCTCGCCCCGGTCCATGGACCGGAGACGGCGTGCGCGGTGCCGTCGAGGTTGTACACCGTGATAGACGCCAAGTTGGGTACGTACAGCAGCGAGTTGTCGGGGTCGTAGGCGAGACCGATCGGCGAGCTCAAGCCTGGGAAAGTGCCGGTGAGCGGCACCAGATTGCCGTTGAGATCGTATACGGTGATAGTGCTTGCGGTCTTGTTGGTGACGTACAGCAAACCGTTTGAGGGCGCGAACGCCATACCGGCCGGGCCGCTCAAGCCTGGGAACGTTCCAGTGACTGCGACGGGATTGCCTTGCAGGTCGAAGACGCTCACAGTATTCGCGTTGTAGTTGGCCACATACAAGTGATTTGTGGTGGACGCGTACGCCATCGCGTACGGTCCGTTGAGGCCCGCGAACGAACCAGCCACCGCGACTGGGTTACCCTGCAGATCGAACACGAAGATCTTGTTCAATTGAAAGTCGGCGACGTACAGCTCGTTGTCGGCCGGCACATACGTGATGCCCGGCTCCTTGAGGCCGGCGAACGCGCTGGGCGCCAGTGACACCGCGTTGCCGAACAGGTCGAAGGCGAGGACCGTCGTCGCACCGGTCGCGTAGCACGTTCCGCAATCCGCGACGTACAGCTGCCGGTTAGACGACGCGTATGCGATGCCGTTCGCACCCTTGATGCCCGGGAAACCGCCCGCTAGGCTGATGAAGTTTCCCAGCGCATCATAGGCGGTGACCGATGTCGGACCGGTTCCGCCGCAGACAGATGCGCAGACCGCGACGTAGATGTGCGCGGGCGGCGCGGGTGGCGATGTCGGCGAGGGCGAGGTCGAGTTTTGCGAACACCCGACCAATACAGCCGCGATCGAGGCGCAAACGACAAAGCCGGTCAAGTGTCTCAATCTCATGTGACCATGGTAGCGCAACGCGCGGCGCCTGTCTAGGCGCCTTGCGCTCGTCCAAGCGAGCAATGTATAATCGGACGTATTATGAAGGAGACCATTTGATGCACCGACCACTTGGCGCCATCTTGGGAGCATTCGGGATCGTATGCATGCTCGGAACGCATCCTGCGCTTGCGGCACCGCCGATCACCATCACCTCGTGCGTGCTCGAGAACAACGGCGGATACGGCGGCGAGGTGGCAGACTTGCACATCACGTTCACGAACGTGTCGGCCATTGCGGCGACAAGCGTCAAATTCCGCGCCGTGTATCGCGGTAAGCGCGCAGCGGTCGTCGCCAAAGGCACGTTCGCGCCGAACGCGAAGATTTCGGATCGATTCCATACGTTCACCGATCAATATTGGGATGGCAAGAATCTCGATCTCTGCGTGCCGATCAACGCGACGTTTTCGGATGGCACGAGTTGGACGTCGAACAAGTACTTCTAAAGGAAATCACGCGCACGTCGGGCAATATTTTGATTCAAGCTCAGTAGGAGCACATCCATTACTCTGCAGGATGGGGGTGAGTCCTTATGGCAAAGAAAAAAGCCGCTACGAAAAAGAGAAAGAGACGAGTCGCAGCGGTCGCGCTTCTAGGGGTCCGCAAACGTCGCAAGACGGTCAAGCGGAGACGTCGCCGCGTGGCGGCGGTCGTTGCCGTGAAGCGCCGTCGGAAGAAGAAGCACTAGGGTTGAGAAAGCTGGGAAGAGCGGAGGTCGTCTCCGCTCTTCCCTCATTTGTTAGCAGATACGACCTACTATTGGCGCACCCGCCGGAAAGAAAACCAACGGCGCCAGCCGAAGCCGCCACGTCTGCGTCGCGGAACCTCACGGGCGCCGGCGGCGGTGACGTCAGTTCGTCGCCGTGCGTCGCGCATTTTTCACGAGGATCACCCGGCGTATGAGCTATTGGAGAGACACGAACATGGCTAAGGCGATCACCCGGCCTTCCGTCAAACCGAGGAAGAACGGAACGGCGAAGAAGAACGGAGCCGCGACGTATGCAGACGGTCGTCCGCAGGATCAAGTGCAGTTCTTCGACGCGAAGCTCATCCTAAAACCCGACCCATTCAGCTCGGTCCGAGGTTTCAAGACCTTCAGCGAGATGGTGGCTGAAGCGGTCGACAAGGTCGAAAAAGTCAAGTACAAACCATTCGACCTGAGCAAGATGCGGCCGCGCATCCGCGAGGTAAGGTTCCTCGATACCGCAGATTTCCGGATGTATAACAATTCGTTCATCCTGCGCCGGCGCACCGCGTACCAAGACGGCTTCCCGATCGCCGACCCGGAAATCGTGGTCAAGTACCGCAGCGACGATTTGAAGAAAGCTGCAGCGGTCGACGTACGGCCCAAGATCGCAGGTCCGTATCGGATCAAGCTCAAGGCAGAAGCGCTGCCGCTCAAAGATCAGGTCGGCGGCTTCCGCATGCTCTACGCCCACAACTGCATCTTCCCGCTGAGCTCGGTCCACGAGGGGGATCGGACCAGCCTCAAGACCATTGCGCGCGTCATACCGGCGCTCGCGGGCTTGATCGGCCCAGCGGAAGAAAGCAAAGTCGAGCTCGTCAACTCGACGCTCGTCGAAGAGGTGCTGATGGACCTCGGCATGATCGACTTCGGCAAGGATCTGATGTCCAAGTGCAACATCTCGCTGTGGCGCTCGCTCGGCGACCACCAAGTCATGTGCGGCGAATTCGCCTATCAGACGAAGTTCGCCAAACGCGAGGACGTCTCGGAAATAACCCGTCAGCGTGTCGAGGAACTGTTCATCAAGCTGCAGATGATCGCAGCGGGCTGGCTGTATCTCGGCACGACGAAGACGGGCCTCGTCTACCGCTTGCACGGCAACCCGCCGCAAGCGCATGAGTGAGGCCTCGGCCTCGGCAGCCGCGGCGCCCACCGCGCCAGTCGCGAAGCCATCGATCCTCGATATCTTCATCCAGTTCTTGATTATCGGGGCGACGAGCTTCGGCGGTGGAGCGGTCGCCTATCTCAAGTCTAGTCTGGTGACGAAGAACAAGTGGCTCGATGACAAAACGTTCCTCGAGCTGTTCTCCATCAGCCAGTCCCTGCCTGGTCTGAACACGACGAACATGGCGATCCTCGCCGGCGACCGCTTGCGTGGCGCGAG of Candidatus Eremiobacteraceae bacterium contains these proteins:
- a CDS encoding NHL repeat-containing protein translates to MRLRHLTGFVVCASIAAVLVGCSQNSTSPSPTSPPAPPAHIYVAVCASVCGGTGPTSVTAYDALGNFISLAGGFPGIKGANGIAYASSNRQLYVADCGTCYATGATTVLAFDLFGNAVSLAPSAFAGLKEPGITYVPADNELYVADFQLNKIFVFDLQGNPVAVAGSFAGLNGPYAMAYASTTNHLYVANYNANTVSVFDLQGNPVAVTGTFPGLSGPAGMAFAPSNGLLYVTNKTASTITVYDLNGNLVPLTGTFPGLSSPIGLAYDPDNSLLYVPNLASITVYNLDGTAHAVSGPWTGASVPIGITVVP